The Paenibacillus sp. MBLB1832 genome has a window encoding:
- a CDS encoding alpha/beta hydrolase family protein produces MNHTMFELNGRIGHENGLTCRQLAEDSHPLQIKITGNAEGYPLHLATNFVNKALKLEPSETTLLLEHAVVTERSVPVLYCYPKSDTPLPTVLFIHGMTGDKVMDLDKGIQLAQNGFFVVLIDVRWHGERKHPQFHSYFYDNDKQTNCRRFFETIHETVEDVIALLDHVQKDSRVDPNRLGMSGISMGGYISFATAARDRRIKAIAPMIASPDWNVNTESLDPNEYVPELQSLVNFHNPMNHYQRLYSIPLLVQNGVIDRVINISGVRKLHQLVTQECGELPKGYIYIEYPEVGHTATSEMLNQMVTFFRSYL; encoded by the coding sequence ATGAATCACACAATGTTTGAATTAAACGGCAGGATAGGCCATGAGAATGGGCTAACCTGCAGACAATTGGCTGAAGACTCACACCCTTTGCAAATCAAGATCACCGGCAATGCGGAAGGATACCCTCTTCATTTGGCAACGAATTTCGTCAATAAAGCGCTGAAGCTGGAACCAAGCGAGACAACGCTGCTGCTGGAACACGCGGTAGTGACGGAACGCAGCGTCCCTGTTCTCTACTGTTACCCGAAGTCGGATACACCGCTCCCTACTGTTCTATTTATTCACGGGATGACCGGGGATAAAGTGATGGATTTAGATAAGGGCATCCAACTTGCCCAGAACGGTTTTTTCGTCGTCCTCATCGATGTCAGATGGCATGGCGAGCGCAAGCATCCCCAGTTCCATTCGTATTTCTATGACAATGACAAGCAAACGAATTGCCGACGTTTCTTTGAAACGATTCATGAGACCGTGGAAGATGTCATTGCATTGCTTGACCATGTGCAAAAGGATTCACGAGTGGACCCGAATAGATTGGGGATGTCCGGTATTTCGATGGGCGGGTATATCTCTTTCGCAACGGCCGCACGTGACCGGAGAATCAAGGCGATTGCACCGATGATCGCATCCCCGGATTGGAACGTCAATACGGAGAGTTTGGACCCGAACGAATATGTGCCGGAGCTGCAATCGTTAGTTAATTTTCACAATCCGATGAATCATTATCAACGGCTGTATTCGATCCCTCTTCTGGTGCAGAACGGCGTGATTGACCGTGTCATCAACATCAGCGGTGTTCGTAAACTGCATCAATTGGTTACCCAGGAATGTGGAGAACTACCGAAGGGATACATCTATATCGAATATCCGGAAGTAGGTCATACTGCAACCTCGGAAATGCTTAACCAGATGGTGACGTTCTTCCGATCGTATTTGTGA
- a CDS encoding helix-turn-helix domain-containing protein — MQRIDMAYWEPFETIEWLDDYFIPPYLTLAHLFHAPEGWQKPYGYHKQYQIQFVCYGAAHYVIEGKTYVTRKGDLILHRPYQNHEVLTLPGESYSCISIVFHFGNSPLPFNELYGDCQYFASLTDHPIMEWLQQIVTHYHQPGVIHQLECQQLILKTLLELAKLSKQSELTPIQRKNMTLLLHVKNYIQNHYTNDIRLSELEEVSGLSRNYLCNLFKQEFGMLPLQYVTWLRVQYAKELAIQTKLSIGEIAEKVGYADVHTFGKMFKKKTGFSLSQFCSNFYMTDGKKSMN; from the coding sequence TTGCAGCGGATCGATATGGCTTACTGGGAACCTTTTGAAACCATTGAATGGTTGGATGATTATTTTATCCCCCCTTATCTGACGTTGGCTCATTTATTCCATGCCCCGGAAGGTTGGCAGAAACCTTATGGTTACCACAAACAATATCAAATCCAATTCGTCTGTTATGGCGCTGCGCATTATGTCATTGAAGGAAAAACCTATGTAACCCGCAAAGGTGATTTAATTCTCCATCGACCTTATCAAAACCATGAAGTACTGACGCTACCCGGGGAGTCTTATTCGTGTATCTCCATAGTATTTCATTTTGGCAATTCGCCTCTCCCTTTTAACGAGTTATATGGAGACTGCCAATACTTTGCCTCCCTTACAGACCATCCAATAATGGAATGGCTTCAGCAGATTGTTACCCATTATCATCAACCGGGTGTTATTCATCAATTGGAATGTCAACAGCTTATTTTAAAGACATTATTAGAATTAGCTAAGTTATCCAAGCAAAGTGAATTAACGCCTATACAAAGAAAAAATATGACACTGCTCCTTCATGTTAAAAACTATATCCAAAATCACTATACAAATGATATTCGCTTATCCGAATTGGAAGAAGTCTCCGGACTCTCTCGTAATTATTTATGCAACCTGTTCAAACAGGAATTCGGCATGCTGCCTCTACAATACGTTACCTGGTTGCGGGTACAGTATGCAAAGGAACTTGCAATTCAAACAAAGCTGTCGATCGGCGAAATTGCTGAAAAAGTCGGGTACGCTGATGTCCATACATTTGGTAAAATGTTCAAAAAAAAGACAGGCTTCAGCCTGTCTCAATTCTGTTCCAATTTTTATATGACGGATGGGAAAAAATCAATGAATTAA
- a CDS encoding Gfo/Idh/MocA family protein has product MGIKIGVLGTGMFSKSFIPLFKVHPAVDKVVLADIDTERLGEVAHKFGISETYSSLDDLCGSDVDAIAIFTQRHLHASHTLQALRAGKHVYCAVPMAHSLEDVNAIVNEVTSSGLIYMSGETSYYYPSTIYCRNRFAKGEFGDFVYGEAQYLHDMSHGFYEAFQHSGGSDWKKVAGFPPMYYPTHSVSMILSVTGAKATHVSCLGYRERHEDGIFREEGNQWSNPFSNETALVRTSDGGMARFNEFRRVGWAGKNCVYMSMFGTQGSYEENGDSQIWTSIQHGDIQNLQEQLHSNDYVNQDVDITIPVSLRRDFESGLSKIHPIGRLPEEFVGMPNGHFGSHQFLADDFVKAISQYKLPPIHVWHAAKFCVPGIVAHESALRNGEMLSVPDFGEPKANWSHLE; this is encoded by the coding sequence ATGGGTATAAAAATAGGTGTATTAGGTACAGGAATGTTTTCGAAGTCGTTTATTCCCTTATTTAAGGTTCATCCAGCTGTTGATAAAGTTGTACTTGCTGACATCGATACTGAGCGGTTGGGCGAGGTCGCTCATAAATTCGGGATATCGGAAACTTATTCTTCCTTAGATGACCTCTGCGGAAGTGATGTAGATGCTATCGCTATATTTACTCAGAGGCACCTACATGCATCTCATACACTGCAAGCACTTCGTGCGGGCAAGCATGTATACTGTGCCGTACCTATGGCTCATTCGCTTGAGGATGTTAACGCAATTGTAAATGAAGTGACCAGTAGCGGACTTATTTATATGTCAGGAGAGACTAGCTATTATTATCCAAGTACCATTTACTGCCGTAATCGCTTTGCAAAAGGCGAGTTTGGTGATTTCGTCTATGGTGAAGCGCAGTATTTACATGATATGTCCCATGGATTCTACGAAGCCTTCCAGCATTCTGGCGGCAGTGACTGGAAGAAGGTAGCTGGTTTTCCGCCAATGTATTATCCAACACACTCTGTCAGTATGATCTTGTCTGTTACCGGAGCTAAGGCAACTCACGTATCATGTCTAGGTTATCGGGAACGGCATGAGGACGGTATCTTCCGTGAAGAGGGCAACCAGTGGAGCAATCCATTCAGTAACGAAACAGCATTGGTTAGAACCTCAGACGGCGGAATGGCTAGGTTCAATGAGTTTCGCCGTGTAGGCTGGGCAGGTAAAAACTGCGTCTATATGAGCATGTTTGGCACACAAGGGAGCTACGAAGAAAATGGAGATTCCCAGATCTGGACGTCGATTCAACATGGGGACATTCAGAATCTACAAGAGCAGTTGCATAGCAACGATTATGTGAACCAGGATGTGGATATTACCATACCTGTAAGCCTGCGTCGTGACTTTGAAAGTGGTCTAAGCAAGATTCATCCGATAGGACGTTTACCTGAAGAATTCGTAGGCATGCCGAACGGGCATTTCGGATCTCATCAATTTCTGGCAGATGACTTTGTTAAAGCTATTTCACAATATAAGCTGCCACCAATTCATGTTTGGCATGCAGCGAAGTTCTGCGTACCTGGAATCGTTGCACATGAATCTGCGCTTCGTAACGGCGAGATGCTGTCGGTTCCTGATTTTGGCGAGCCCAAAGCCAATTGGAGCCATCTAGAGTAA
- a CDS encoding creatininase family protein, protein MTPSSGRMMGKVLWSEMFPYEIKQKIKECPVVYLPLGICEPHGQISAFGLDTIKAEWLCTMAASRVGGVVAPSQSYHIHETGYHARWLEDVIGETNPHMTSMPPHVVLHFFLYQLRAFVNSGFKAIIVISGHSGGNQVDLRRAAELFMQISPVRIWVVSDPELVAGQYIGDHAGKYEISQLKYLRPDLVNLPLHLFEQEAGSGGKFAVGVDAHDATTLEGEQIMHACLETVCRKAEELNREVAHLPLLSRLTYSPIETLWQSLLAQKEEWITSNPHTDQKPVSEMSQWKTYENFRI, encoded by the coding sequence ATGACACCAAGTTCTGGTAGGATGATGGGTAAAGTACTGTGGTCTGAGATGTTCCCCTATGAAATAAAACAAAAAATCAAAGAATGCCCAGTTGTCTATCTGCCTCTGGGCATATGTGAACCGCATGGTCAGATCAGTGCATTCGGACTGGATACAATTAAGGCTGAATGGCTCTGTACAATGGCTGCAAGCCGCGTTGGAGGTGTTGTGGCACCTTCCCAAAGCTATCATATTCATGAAACGGGCTACCATGCTCGTTGGTTGGAGGACGTTATTGGGGAAACAAATCCGCATATGACCAGCATGCCGCCACATGTGGTGCTGCATTTCTTTCTCTACCAGCTTCGCGCATTCGTTAATAGTGGCTTTAAAGCTATTATCGTCATCTCTGGGCACAGTGGTGGTAATCAGGTTGATTTACGGAGAGCCGCCGAGCTGTTCATGCAAATATCCCCTGTACGGATATGGGTTGTCAGTGATCCGGAACTTGTAGCTGGACAGTACATCGGTGATCATGCGGGTAAATATGAAATCTCACAGCTTAAATACTTACGCCCTGATCTCGTTAATTTGCCCCTCCATCTATTCGAGCAAGAGGCTGGCTCTGGCGGTAAATTCGCTGTTGGCGTTGATGCACACGATGCAACAACCCTAGAGGGGGAGCAGATTATGCATGCCTGCTTGGAAACAGTTTGCCGTAAAGCAGAGGAACTGAACAGGGAGGTTGCACATTTACCACTACTTTCCAGACTAACTTATTCACCCATAGAAACATTATGGCAATCCCTATTGGCTCAAAAAGAAGAGTGGATAACTTCTAATCCACATACCGATCAGAAACCCGTCAGCGAAATGTCGCAATGGAAAACCTACGAAAATTTCAGAATATGA
- a CDS encoding aldo/keto reductase — MKYNRFRSDLDQVSRLGFGAMGLGGSFGAHDENDLIRSVLNCLEQGVNFIDTARAYGNSEHILGKALKAWNGERPFLASKVESLGPGSVGWGTHIPIESAYPQGWIRKCTEISLKELGVDVIDLMQLHQYWPQWDKADYWMEELLRLKEEGKIRYIGISLPDQRHDIALSIVRSGAIDAVQTVFNIFDPLPLDCLLPFCEEHEVAFLARCVMDEGGLTGFLTEDTSFDDSDYRKSYFDYVPRQMYIERVNRLRKFIPDYANNLAELALKFVLHHPAVTSALVSMHIPVYANQNIAALNKAPLPDEIFEEIRKYHRWVRNFYDTKFW; from the coding sequence ATGAAATATAATCGCTTTCGATCAGATTTAGATCAAGTATCTCGACTAGGTTTTGGCGCAATGGGGCTAGGCGGCTCATTCGGTGCCCATGATGAGAATGATTTAATTAGGAGTGTACTTAACTGTCTAGAGCAAGGTGTTAATTTCATTGACACAGCACGCGCTTACGGTAATTCCGAACATATCCTTGGAAAAGCGCTGAAGGCATGGAACGGAGAAAGGCCTTTTCTTGCTTCCAAAGTAGAGTCGCTCGGACCAGGGTCCGTTGGCTGGGGCACTCATATCCCGATCGAATCCGCATATCCCCAAGGTTGGATACGCAAATGTACGGAGATTTCTCTAAAAGAATTGGGTGTTGATGTCATTGATTTAATGCAGCTGCATCAGTATTGGCCGCAGTGGGATAAAGCCGATTATTGGATGGAAGAGCTTCTCCGCTTGAAGGAAGAAGGAAAAATCCGATATATTGGCATTTCGCTTCCCGATCAACGTCATGATATTGCGCTATCCATTGTCCGCAGCGGAGCTATTGACGCCGTGCAAACTGTCTTTAACATTTTTGACCCGCTGCCGCTTGATTGCTTACTGCCGTTTTGTGAGGAGCATGAGGTTGCCTTTCTAGCTAGATGCGTCATGGATGAAGGTGGTTTGACCGGTTTCCTGACAGAAGACACGAGCTTTGATGATTCTGACTATCGCAAGTCATATTTTGACTATGTACCAAGACAGATGTACATCGAAAGAGTAAATAGGCTCCGTAAGTTTATTCCAGATTATGCAAACAATCTAGCAGAATTGGCACTTAAATTCGTGCTCCATCACCCTGCTGTTACATCTGCACTCGTGTCTATGCATATTCCGGTATATGCCAATCAAAATATAGCGGCACTGAACAAAGCACCACTACCAGATGAGATTTTTGAGGAGATTCGTAAATATCATAGATGGGTGCGCAATTTTTATGACACCAAGTTCTGGTAG
- a CDS encoding sensor histidine kinase, with product MRKHLKYVYLTEWSIYYKLVGSLLMVIVPILLVGLYINQFSEAKVRSEIGQSIASKVHFYIESLQSEIENLNRLKTEFINDDDLQTLSVVPETYNVFEKQKAILNVISKLNFFETSSPYIENIKIFIPKLGRSIIANSLEDTISDEELRVINEAAQSGARLTVWNNHLLLSEIYPPMLQASDPQLFVMELLLSNSAIKQTLASITNSDKGGALLYQPTTRWLVSDGKNPKLQQSLKEYLKNESLVDNTIKPTRVKINGNQYIVSMEHSPLLDLALVVYEPEDWILGPLEAYKKWFWLLSLLSAFLISLFAYWNFRQIHTPLKRLVIAFRKVENGDFTINIQHLYNDEFNYLYKQFNLMVGQINILISEVYEQKILSQKSELKQLQSQINPHFLYNSYYVLYRLAEREETEKVKDYTKHLGDYFRFITRSGSDEITLEEEMAHAKAYINIQSVRFSSRIDVLIEEIPQDGDSRHIILPRLILQPILENAYHHGLEHKMHGGKLTISFSITQGIFTIFIQDNGDDLNEESLLQLQQQLQSEKTFETTGMVNVHRRLQLKFGKAHGLTLSRGSMGGLCIQISIPVGMERAG from the coding sequence ATGAGGAAACATCTAAAATACGTCTATCTGACAGAATGGTCGATCTATTATAAGTTGGTAGGATCGCTTTTAATGGTAATTGTACCTATTCTTTTAGTTGGCTTATATATCAATCAGTTCAGTGAAGCGAAAGTGAGAAGCGAGATAGGACAAAGCATAGCTTCTAAAGTACATTTTTATATCGAGTCACTCCAATCGGAGATAGAAAATTTGAACAGGCTGAAAACTGAATTCATTAATGATGATGATCTGCAAACTCTAAGTGTGGTTCCTGAGACTTATAATGTTTTCGAAAAGCAAAAAGCGATTTTGAATGTGATTAGTAAACTGAATTTCTTCGAAACCTCCAGTCCATACATTGAAAATATTAAAATTTTTATTCCAAAACTTGGACGAAGCATTATTGCCAATAGCCTTGAGGATACGATATCCGATGAGGAGTTAAGGGTTATCAATGAAGCAGCTCAAAGTGGGGCGAGGCTTACCGTTTGGAATAACCATCTTTTACTCAGTGAAATTTATCCTCCCATGCTTCAGGCATCCGACCCGCAGTTATTCGTAATGGAGCTTCTGCTTTCCAATTCAGCAATTAAACAAACCTTAGCAAGTATAACCAATTCGGATAAAGGAGGAGCGCTGTTATATCAACCGACTACTCGATGGCTCGTCTCGGATGGGAAAAATCCTAAACTGCAGCAAAGTCTAAAGGAATATCTGAAGAATGAATCACTCGTGGATAATACCATTAAACCGACACGGGTAAAAATTAATGGCAATCAGTATATAGTTAGTATGGAGCATTCACCTCTGTTGGACCTGGCCCTAGTTGTTTATGAACCTGAGGACTGGATACTGGGGCCTCTGGAAGCGTACAAAAAGTGGTTCTGGCTCTTGTCCCTGCTATCTGCGTTTTTAATTTCCTTGTTTGCCTATTGGAACTTCAGACAAATCCATACACCCTTGAAACGTCTTGTAATCGCCTTTCGCAAGGTTGAAAACGGCGATTTTACAATAAACATTCAACATCTTTATAACGACGAATTCAACTATTTATACAAGCAATTTAATCTAATGGTAGGCCAAATTAATATTCTGATTAGTGAGGTATATGAACAGAAGATTCTTTCGCAGAAGTCCGAATTGAAGCAGCTTCAATCGCAGATCAATCCGCATTTTCTCTATAACAGCTATTATGTGCTTTATAGGCTTGCGGAACGTGAGGAGACGGAAAAGGTAAAAGATTACACGAAACATCTCGGTGATTACTTTCGCTTTATCACACGCAGCGGTTCAGACGAGATAACGCTTGAAGAGGAAATGGCTCATGCCAAGGCTTATATTAACATCCAGTCTGTGAGGTTTTCTTCGAGAATTGATGTACTAATAGAAGAAATACCTCAAGATGGAGACAGCCGGCATATCATACTGCCGAGGTTGATCCTCCAGCCTATATTAGAGAATGCGTACCATCATGGATTGGAGCATAAAATGCACGGGGGTAAGTTAACAATCTCCTTTTCCATTACCCAAGGGATATTCACCATATTCATTCAGGATAATGGAGACGACTTAAATGAGGAGTCTTTATTGCAATTACAACAGCAGCTGCAGTCGGAAAAGACGTTTGAAACTACAGGAATGGTCAATGTTCACCGCCGTTTGCAGCTTAAATTCGGAAAAGCACATGGTTTAACCTTAAGCAGAGGCTCTATGGGCGGGTTGTGTATACAAATATCAATTCCGGTTGGTATGGAAAGGGCGGGATAA
- a CDS encoding response regulator transcription factor, whose translation MDDEPLFVNGLAEALEDAEELNLEMYRAYSSDEALNWLNRTKIDIVVSDIRMPRMNGLDLQLEIKRQWPSCKVIFLTGYDDFNYAQQALRHGALDFVLKTEGDQVLMEKVKQAIQIIELDRAQEQFMAKAREQLHQSKAAVQKEYIKDILLGDKMVIKVRQQQFKELQLDLDGEEQVLLVLGKVDKWLESSQRTDRALYQFAIQNIAEEYLTKSAKLMSIQLDSTRFVWIIQPKQPDLERTQQQIRFVQGTFEEIQLTCGNLLSLKISFAIANQYVEWEQLHQQFESLQILLNQRMGLEQELLLINYQTSDQIERIETHNPSSQIKKWIGFLQFAFENNKSEAFFQTFHEIMAVSQQPNVNINLLKAEIYLSMGSLYLSNIQQWNLQEEIGSRMDLTKLTRLDQFAQWSEIIEYYALLAELIFQLRFSGWQEQGHKLVESLKHYIEDHIADDLSLTRLGEVVSHNPAYLSRLYKQLTGEGLSETISEARMKQTKRMLMDPHIKIYEIPAAVGLDSLKYFRKWFKKETNMTPQEYRDSLPLDR comes from the coding sequence GTGGATGACGAGCCGCTGTTTGTAAACGGGCTGGCAGAGGCATTAGAGGATGCCGAGGAGTTGAATCTGGAGATGTATCGTGCATATTCTTCCGATGAGGCATTGAACTGGCTCAATCGTACCAAAATTGATATCGTCGTTTCTGATATTAGAATGCCTAGAATGAATGGTCTGGATTTGCAGTTGGAAATTAAGCGGCAATGGCCAAGTTGTAAAGTTATTTTTCTCACTGGTTATGATGATTTTAATTATGCGCAGCAAGCGCTTAGGCATGGAGCCCTGGACTTTGTGCTCAAGACTGAAGGTGACCAGGTGCTAATGGAAAAAGTAAAGCAAGCTATTCAAATTATTGAATTGGATCGTGCTCAAGAGCAGTTTATGGCTAAAGCACGGGAACAATTACATCAGTCTAAAGCTGCTGTGCAAAAGGAATATATTAAGGATATTCTCTTGGGTGACAAAATGGTAATAAAGGTACGCCAACAGCAGTTTAAAGAGCTGCAACTGGATTTAGACGGTGAGGAGCAAGTATTGCTGGTACTCGGCAAAGTGGATAAATGGCTGGAATCCTCTCAACGTACGGACCGCGCCTTATACCAATTTGCCATACAGAATATTGCCGAGGAATATCTCACCAAATCCGCAAAATTAATGTCCATACAATTGGACAGCACTAGATTTGTCTGGATTATTCAACCCAAGCAGCCTGATTTGGAGCGTACCCAACAGCAAATCCGGTTTGTTCAAGGTACTTTTGAAGAAATCCAATTAACATGCGGCAATTTATTGAGTCTGAAAATCTCATTTGCCATTGCAAACCAATATGTTGAATGGGAGCAGCTGCATCAGCAATTCGAATCCTTGCAAATACTATTGAATCAACGAATGGGTTTGGAACAAGAGCTGCTTTTGATTAACTATCAAACGTCTGATCAAATAGAGAGGATAGAGACGCATAACCCAAGTAGCCAAATTAAGAAATGGATAGGTTTTTTGCAATTTGCCTTTGAGAACAATAAAAGCGAGGCCTTTTTTCAAACTTTTCATGAAATAATGGCTGTCTCCCAGCAGCCAAATGTAAATATCAATCTGTTAAAAGCTGAAATATATTTATCAATGGGAAGCTTGTATTTGTCCAATATACAACAATGGAATCTTCAGGAGGAAATTGGAAGCCGCATGGATTTGACGAAGTTAACACGTTTGGATCAATTCGCCCAATGGTCAGAAATTATTGAGTATTACGCGCTGCTGGCCGAGCTTATCTTCCAATTGCGTTTTAGCGGCTGGCAGGAGCAAGGGCATAAATTGGTAGAAAGCTTGAAGCATTACATAGAAGACCATATTGCTGATGATCTCTCATTAACCCGACTTGGTGAGGTAGTTTCTCATAATCCAGCCTATCTATCACGGCTATATAAACAATTGACAGGGGAGGGGCTTTCTGAGACCATTTCAGAAGCGCGCATGAAGCAGACTAAGCGCATGTTGATGGATCCCCATATTAAAATCTATGAGATACCGGCTGCTGTTGGTTTGGATTCATTGAAATATTTTCGTAAATGGTTTAAAAAGGAGACGAATATGACTCCACAAGAATATCGGGACTCTTTGCCACTTGACCGTTAA
- a CDS encoding extracellular solute-binding protein, translating into MKKSWLACLMLFTSLTAAIPGSATNNKAAVTPKSTSDPRPSVNMTANTASLGKYDPPIVLNSAASVVSFTQFIKGEDIQNNDWIREYENVLGIKVKYLFIAKGDGEPSPYKQKLNVSIASNELPDMFVADPQQITLLAKGNKLADLTEAYNQYASPQLKEIYNRDQGLALKSATINGKLQGIPVLQAGDLNFMQMVWVRMDWLKKLHLSEPQTMQDLIEIAKAFTRLDPDGNGKADTIGIALTKDFYGTRIGVEGFFQGYHAYPQLWVKDASGKLNYGSIMPEAKNALAKLQELYREGLIDQEYGLKDAKSIEEAIAQNKVGILYGVNHLVYFPIAKGTLSNLEMDWKPFPLLSADDKRAIPGTNFSINKYLLVRKEYMHPEALIKMLNLYYEKYESKDIDVHHKFILDFDPNVGLPTVSKNEWAATMGAIPTNFDIYVAAHLKEALENKDPSKLGVDEKDYYDGIQRYLAGDRTQYATYKQRGIVDSSYNVLREYFQKGYMPAEFYGSPTPAMLEKEAYLKKLEKEEFSKIIMGVAPIDQFNSFVEKWKKLGGDQITKEVNDWKALQK; encoded by the coding sequence ATGAAAAAAAGTTGGCTTGCTTGTTTAATGTTATTCACTTCATTGACAGCAGCTATACCAGGCTCTGCAACGAATAATAAAGCAGCTGTTACACCTAAAAGCACAAGTGATCCAAGACCCTCGGTCAATATGACTGCAAATACAGCTTCCTTAGGCAAATATGATCCTCCTATAGTGCTCAATTCAGCAGCCAGTGTTGTTTCGTTTACTCAATTTATAAAAGGCGAGGATATTCAAAATAATGACTGGATCAGAGAATATGAGAATGTGCTAGGCATTAAAGTAAAGTATCTCTTCATTGCAAAAGGAGACGGTGAGCCTTCACCCTATAAACAGAAACTGAATGTCAGCATTGCTTCTAATGAGCTTCCGGATATGTTTGTAGCAGACCCTCAACAGATAACACTGTTGGCAAAGGGGAACAAGCTTGCGGATCTCACTGAGGCTTACAATCAGTATGCCTCACCGCAGTTAAAGGAAATTTATAACCGGGATCAAGGACTTGCTTTAAAATCGGCTACTATTAACGGAAAACTCCAGGGAATACCTGTGCTGCAAGCAGGTGACCTTAACTTTATGCAGATGGTTTGGGTTAGAATGGATTGGCTTAAAAAGCTGCATTTATCAGAACCTCAAACTATGCAGGATTTGATAGAAATTGCAAAAGCTTTTACGAGATTGGATCCAGATGGTAATGGTAAGGCAGATACCATTGGAATTGCTTTGACCAAGGATTTTTATGGTACGAGGATCGGTGTCGAGGGCTTCTTTCAAGGTTATCACGCCTACCCCCAGCTATGGGTAAAAGACGCATCCGGGAAGTTGAATTACGGAAGCATTATGCCTGAGGCTAAGAACGCCTTGGCTAAATTACAGGAGCTTTATAGGGAAGGACTAATTGATCAGGAGTATGGACTCAAAGATGCAAAAAGCATAGAGGAAGCTATTGCACAGAATAAAGTAGGCATTCTATATGGAGTAAACCACCTGGTTTATTTTCCGATAGCCAAAGGCACTTTAAGCAATCTGGAGATGGATTGGAAGCCATTCCCCCTGCTGTCGGCAGATGATAAACGTGCTATTCCAGGTACTAACTTTTCCATAAATAAATACTTGTTGGTTAGGAAGGAATATATGCATCCGGAAGCCTTGATTAAAATGTTGAATTTGTATTATGAGAAATACGAATCCAAAGATATTGATGTTCACCATAAATTTATCCTGGATTTTGATCCGAATGTAGGTCTTCCTACTGTCTCAAAAAATGAATGGGCGGCAACAATGGGTGCGATTCCCACTAATTTTGATATTTATGTTGCTGCCCATCTCAAAGAAGCATTGGAAAATAAGGATCCTTCCAAGCTGGGCGTAGATGAAAAGGACTACTACGATGGCATTCAGAGGTATCTTGCAGGTGACCGGACACAATATGCAACCTATAAGCAAAGGGGAATAGTCGATTCATCGTATAATGTGCTTAGGGAATATTTTCAAAAAGGGTATATGCCGGCAGAATTTTATGGCTCGCCTACCCCTGCAATGCTCGAAAAGGAAGCCTATCTGAAGAAACTAGAAAAAGAGGAGTTCTCGAAGATCATTATGGGAGTCGCTCCAATTGATCAATTTAATAGCTTTGTGGAAAAATGGAAAAAACTAGGAGGTGACCAAATAACCAAAGAAGTGAATGATTGGAAGGCACTTCAGAAATGA